The following proteins come from a genomic window of Metarhizium brunneum chromosome 2, complete sequence:
- the CAP22 gene encoding Protein CAP22, whose product MHLSIAIIALAIAAPVVIAEELDANDVPPACAVICRPIVSLTNMCDINPNEKYDDDHMGKRQLLDARDADDPDDRIEAECICKNKSFNVPTVMALCASCIAQNGRKTEDINEIMSQCSFSSVSYAPLSTGIVSGIQVQATKPAGGNTPAQTTSAPAATKTSGAGGVGKLANSAMAVVGVVVAVVAAGLL is encoded by the exons ATGCATTTGAGCATTGCTATTATTGCGCTGGCTATCGCCGCCCCGGTCGTTATAGCCGAGGAGCTCGATGCAAACGACGTCCCGCCAGCATGCGCCGTAATCTGCCGACCTATTGTCTCTTTAACGAACATGTGCGACATCAATCCAAACGAGAAGTATGACGATGACCACATGGGTAAAAGGCAGCTGCTAGACGCCCGTGACGCAGACGACCCCGATGATCGTATTGAAGCAGAATGCATTTGCAAGAACAagagcttcaatgttccaacTGTCATGGCTCTCTGTGCGAGCTGCATCGCACAGAATGGACGCAAGACAGAAG ATATTAACGAGATCATGTCGCAATGCTCCTTCTCCTCTGTCTCTTATGCCCCGTTGTCGACTGGCATTGTCAGCGGCATCCAAGTTCAAGCAACAAAGCCAGCCGGGGGAAATACTCCGGCGCAAACAACGTCTGCTCCAGCTGCTACTAAGACATCAGGAGCTGGCGGTGTAGGCAAGTTGGCCAACTCGGCAATGGCTGTAGTTGGTGTAGTTGTTGCAGTTGTCGCAGCAGGTTTGCTGTGA
- the xecD gene encoding 2-(R)-hydroxypropyl-CoM dehydrogenase — translation MFRLPGVALITGAGGTGIGAAVCKAFARSGCSRFAITDINPTSLQSTRAAILEINPKASVSSQAGDVSDESFVDEFVSKSTGIFTRIDYAVSCAGILGPSLRSHQTPVSEFDKITNVNYRGSWLLSRAVLGQMVKQQPLPEHPEQRGAVVNIASNLGIVARPTAAAYCASKAAIMNMTRSDAIDYSSDNIRVNCVCPGVTATPMTTGSDEIKARVRPAIDIAPMRRMGRPEEIADAVLFLCSKQASFIQGHALVVDGGYTIN, via the exons ATGTTTAGGCTCCCAGGCGTAGCGCTCATCACCGGTGCGGGTGGCACAG GTATTGGAGCAGCTGTATGCAAGGCTTTTGCTCGGTCGGGGTGTTCCAGGTTCGCCATCACAGACATTAATCCAACGTCACTACAAAGCACTCGTGCGGCCATCCTCGAGATCAACCCCAAGGCCAGCGTCTCCAGCCAAGCCGGCGACGTGTCTGATGAATCCTTTGTCGATGAATTCGTGTCGAAATCAACCGGCATCTTCACCCGCATAGACTACGCCGTGAGCTGTGCCGGCATCCTCGGTCCGTCCCTGCGCTCCCACCAAACACCAGTGTCGGAATTCGACAAAATCACCAACGTCAACTACAGGGGGTCTTGGCTGCTGTCGCGCGCCGTGCTGGGCCAGATGGTCAAGCAGCAGCCGCTCCCTGAGCACCCAGAGCAGCGTGGTGCCGTGGTCAACATTGCCAGCAATCTGGGCATCGTGGCCCGGCCGACTGCGGCCGCATATTGCGCGTCCAAGGCCGCCATTATGAACATGACACGCTCTGATGCCATAGATTACTCATCCGATAATATTAGAGTGAATTGCGTTTGTCCAGGCGTCACCGCCACACCCATGACGACGGGCTCTGATGAGATTAAGGCTCGCGTCAGAccagccattgacattgcGCCGATGCGGCGCATGGGAAGGCCAGAGGAGATTGCCGATGCggtcttgttcttgtgcTCAAAGCAGGCGTCGTTTATTCAAGGCCATGCCCTGGTGGTGGACGGAGGGTACACGATAAACTAG
- the pgdA gene encoding Peptidoglycan deacetylase → MAKKRVLVSYGVDVDAVAGWLGSYGGEDSSHDISRGYFAGTVGVQRILKLLAKYDIKATWFIPGHSLETFPEDMAAVRDAGHEIGLHGYSHENPSRLNIDQQREILDKTYRMLTEFSGKPPRGSVAPWWETSKEGAQLLLDYGIEYDHSMSHHDCQPYYLRTGDAWSKIDYSKKPSDWMRPCVKGEETGLVEIPANWYLDDLPPMMFIKNAPNSHGFVNARDVEDIWRDHFEYFYREYDDFIFPLTIHPDVSGRPHALLMHERLIEHMKSHEGVEFVTMEQICDEFKSKNAPAPGALLPAAPGRPN, encoded by the exons atggccaagaagagagtTTTGGTATCTTATGGCGTTgacgtcgatgccgtcgcAGGAT GGCTCGGGTCATATGGGGGCGAGGATTCATCTCATGACATCAGCAGAG GCTACTTCGCCGGAACTGTGGGAGTGCAGCGCATACTGAAGCTTCTTGCCAAATACGACATCAAGGCAACATGGTTCATTCCCGGCCACAGTCTCGAGACATTCCCAGAAGACATGGCGGCGGTTCGCGATGCTGGACATGAAATCGGCCTGCATGGCTACTCCCACGAGAACCCCAGCCGCCTGAATATCGACCAGCAGAGAGAGATTTTGGACAAGACGTATCGCATGCTCACCGAATTCAGCGGCAAGCCTCCTCGTGGCAGTGTTGCGCCGTGGTGGGAAACAAGCAAAGAGGGAGCTCAACTTCTCCTCGACTACGGCATCGAGTATGACCACAGCATGAGCCACCACGACTGCCAGCCTTACTATCTGCGCACCGGTGACGCGTGGTCCAAGATAGACTAttccaagaagccaagcGACTGGATGCGCCCCTGTGTCAAGGGCGAGGAGACTGGCCTGGTTGAGATTCCGGCAAACT GGTACCTTGACGATTTGCCTCCAATGATGTTCATCAAGAATGCTCCCAACAGCCATGGATTTGTAAACGCACGAGATGTGGAGGACATTTGGCGCGACCATTTTGAGTACTTTTACCGCGAGTATGACGACTTTATTTTTCCATTGACGATTCATCCCGACGTGTCGGGTCGTCCGCACGCCTTGTTGATGCACGAGAGACTTATTGAGCATATGAAGAGTCATGAGGGTGTTGAATTTGTAACCATGGAGCAGATTTGCGACGAGTTCAAGTCGAAGAATGCCCCTGCTCCGGGTGCCTTGCTGCCAGCGGCACCTGGGCGCCCCAATTAG
- the ARG1 gene encoding Argininosuccinate synthase translates to MSKGRVCLAYSGGLDTSTILVWLLQQGYQVVCYLGDVGQDEDFAAVEAKALKLGAEAFVCENLQRELVDDVVSRAIMCNAIFEDQYLLGTALARPIIARSMIRVAEKHNCAYLSHGATGKGVRFELAFIALNPSIQILAPWRMPEFIEKFQGRNDLLKFAAENNIPVSSTPKAPWSMDENIIHTSYEAGILEDPDHTPPKELWMRTKDPQDAPNEPTEFSVHFEKGLISKVVVGDKEVTDSVESLKLLNKIGYENGVGRVDIVENRFIGLKSRGCYDTPGLTLARLAHLSLEGLVMDGRVRELRDQFSSITWSRLIYNGMYFSPEREFVENSVVFCQHNVTGVVRLSAYKGHAYVLGRSSNASNLYSEQDASMDSLEGFSPMDTTGFIAIQAIRLKKYGEQKIKDGQPLSKS, encoded by the exons ATGTCCAAAGGCCGTGTCTGTCT CGCCTACTCTGGTGGCCTCGACACCTCCACC ATCTTGGtctggcttcttcagcagGGTTACCAAGTTGTGTGCTACCTCGGAGATGTCGGCCAAGATGAGgactttgccgccgtcgaggccaaggccctcaaG CTAGGTGCCGAGGCTTTCGTCTGCGAGAACCTTCAGCGTGAGCTTGTAGACGACGTCGTCAGCCGTGCCATCATGTGCAACGCCATCTTCGAGGACCAATACCTTCTGGGTACCGCATTGGCTCGCCCTATTATTGCTCGAAGCATGATCCGAGTAGCTGAGAAGCACAACTGCGCTTACTTGTCCCACGGCGCAACAGGCAAAGGC GTTCGATTCGAG CTCGCTTTCATAGCCTTGAACCCCTCTATTCAAATCTTGGCACCCTGGCGAATGCCAGAGTTTATTGAGAAGTTCCA GGGCCGCAATGACCTTCTCAAATTCGCCGCCGAGAACAACATTCCCGTCTCATCAACCCCCAAGGCACCATGGTCCATGGATGAG AACATCATTCACACCTCTTATGAGGCTGGTATTCTT GAGGACCCCGATCACACACCGCCGAAAGAGTTGTGGATGCGAACCAA GGATCCCCAGGACGCTCCCAACGAGCCCACCGAGTTCTCCGTTCACTTCGAGAAGGG CCTCATCTCCAAGGTCGTTGTTGGCGACAAGGAAGTCACCGATTCCGTTGAGAGCCTTAAGTTGCTGAACAAG ATTGGCTATGAGAATGGCGTTGGACGAGTTGATATCGTGGAGAACC GTTTCATCGGTCTGAAGAGCCGAG GCTGCTACGA CACCCCCGGTCTGACGCTCGCCCGTCTGGCGCACTTGTCCCTCGAAGGCTTGGTCATGGATGGCCGCGTCCGTGAACTCAGGGACCAGTTTTCCAGCATCACTTGGTCTCGTCTCATCTACAACGGCATGTACTTTAGCCCCGAGCGCGAATTT GTCGAGAACTCTGTCGTCTTCTGCCAGCACAACGTGACTGGTGTTGTCAGGCTTTCCGCCTACAAGGGCCACGCCTACGTCCTCGGTCGATCCAGCAATGCTTCCAACCTGTACTCGGAGCAAGATGCTTCCATGGACTCTCTCGAAGGGTTCTCTCCCATGGA CACTACTGGCTTCATTGCCATTCAGGCCATCCGCCTCAAGAAGTATGGTGAACAGAAGATCAAGGATGGCCAGCCCCTCAGCAAGTCGTGA